The Nicotiana tomentosiformis chromosome 2, ASM39032v3, whole genome shotgun sequence genome includes the window TTTTGATCTTGTCTGGAAAGTAGCTTTGATATTGTTCTTTAGTGGCTTTATCACTTGATTTGTGTAAATGGAGTTCGACTCTCTTAGTTCCTGACAAGTATGAATTTACTCCCAAAGCTTGTGTTTCCAGTATACATTCTAAGACTTGTTCCTTGAGTGGAGTGGTGACTTTGGCTCTGAATCTGACAGATCTGTTTGATAACCTGTGAATgataaacagaaaaattacaaatcACTGGCGATAATAAATGGATGAAATAATAAGAGAGAGAAAAAGGACTCTGTATAGACAGTCGTTAATCTTTTTTCTTTAGATGCTTGAGAGTTATAACATGTAACTGATTAAGCCAAAACTTTCATATTCCTTATAAGATCTTTAATCATTAGTACTTCTCCATAATGTGGTTCTATGTCATATTCGATGTTGTGTTCAGAGTTGTTTTCAGTTAGGGCACCTGTACTTTGACATCAGTTACTTTtctttggcgagttcagcaatctGAAAAAGAAACTTGCATTTCCATCTTTTAATTCTCAAGAATTATCTTTCTTCCTTATATTATTCTGTTCTTTTATGGCTATGTATtgtaataaatataataaatacatTATTTCCTATCTGATAGAAGACAAAAAAGAAGATATTCTTAATTTCCCATCACTCTAAAAATGATGTATACTTATTTGATCAAGGTTCGCAGCTTAGCGGGGAGTCCCACTCACTCATTTTCAGAAAGGTGTTTTACTGATGGCTTATCATGTTCTTCCGACAGCTTTTTCTCGGAATCAAGTCTATCGAGTGTGCATAATGTAATTGAGAATGTTACATGTTCGTCATATTTTGAATCAGATAACTTAACCCAGAAGAGAGCATCTTGTGCTGGGACTGAAAACCAAACTGATATACTAGCTCCATTTATTCCGTCCACTCATGAGTCAAGACCATTTGGGAGGAATGTATTGAGGGATGTTTTTATCTGGGGAGAAGGAGCAGACGGAGGGTGCTTCGGGGATGGGGAAGTGAAATTGGATGCTTTGTCACCCAAACTTCTTGAGTCTACTGTGATGCTCGATGTACAGGCATTATCCATTGGTAGGAGCCATGCTTCCTTAGTCACCAAACAGGGTGAAGTTTTTTGCTGGGGTGAAGGAAAGAATGGAAGGCTTGGACATAAACTCGACATGGACACCGCAAGGCCGAAACTGGTGGACTCCCTTAATGGGGTTCGCGTAAAATCTGTCACTTGTGGGGAATACCAAACATGTGCCCTGACCTTTTCTGGTGAACTGTACACATGGGGTGACAACTCTTTTGGTGCTGAGTTAGTAGgtgaaaaaaagaagagaagccATTGGCTACCTAACAGAATATGTGGTTCCTTGGATGGTGTGAAAATATCTTATGTTGCTTGTGGGGAATGGCACACAGCAATTGTATCAACATCTGGACAATTGTTTACTTACGGAGAAGGAACTTTTGGGGTTCTTGGTCATGGTAATCTCCAAAGTGTTGCTCAGCCCAAAGAAGTTGAGTTGCTTAGAGGTTTGTGGGTCAAAAATGTTGCATGTGGTCCATGGCATACAGCTGCAGTAGTGGAAATCATTGTTGATCGTCTTAAATTCAATAATCCAGGTGGGAAGCTGTTTACATGGGGTGATGGGGATAAAGGAAGGCTTGGTCATCCTGGTGAGGAGAGAAAGCTTTTACCAACCTGTGTGGCGAAACTTGTTGATCATGATTTTATTCAAGTTTCCTGTGCGAGCACCCTAACTATTGCACTATCTAGCACGGGAAAAGTTTATACCATGGGAAGTGCAGTGCACGGGCAACTGGGCAATCCAGAAGCCAAAGACAAATCATTAGTGCTTGTGCAAGGAAAACTTAGAGAGGAATTTGTTACAGAGATATCCTCCGGATCATATCATGTTGCTGTGCTAACATCAAGGGGAAGTGTTTACACATGGGGTAAAGGTGCAAATGGACAGTTAGGACTAGGTGATACAAAAGATAGAAGTTGGCCAACGTTAGTTGAGGCACTGAGAGAAAGGCAGGTGGAACATATTGCTTGTGGATCAAGTTCTACAGCAGCAATATGTTTGCACAAATCCGCATCTAGTACTGATCAATCAGCTTGTAAAGGATGTAGCATGTCTTTTGGAATTACAAGAAAGAAGCAAAATTGTTATAATTGTGGGTTTCTCTTTTGCCGCACATGCTGCAGCAAGAAAACCACAAATGCCTCTTTGGCCCCGGACAAGACTAAAGCTTTTCGAGTATGCGATCCATGTTTTCACCAACTTCAGAGAATTGCTCAATCAAACAGGCCATCCAAGCTTGAAAATCGTAGCCCACGACCATTACTGATTACCCAAAAGGCATTTATTCACGAGAAGGTAGAGCAGCAAGAGGCAAATACTACATCAAGTCGAATGATGTCAACGAAAAAGTATTTCAGTGAGAACAATCAATGGTTTGACAGGAGGGCTACCAACAGTTTAGGGGAAAGTACTGATTTTGCATCGTTGCTGGATGTTTTTCCAAGATGGGGACAAGTTCCTTGTCCTGAAATCTTTAGAAGAGACTATGGAGGACAGATGAGAACCCAAAATCATTATGCAAGAAATTCGCTGGCTTCAGCTTCTCCAACTTATTTACAGCAGATTCACAAAGAACGAAAATTAGTCCCCTCTACTGGTGTACCTATGGAGGAGAACTTGTCAGAATCAGACAAGATCCTGCTTGAAG containing:
- the LOC104088155 gene encoding PH, RCC1 and FYVE domains-containing protein 1 isoform X1, with protein sequence MGEEHVAIVPSDRAVEQAIVALKKGAHLLKYGRRGKPKFYPLRLSADEKFLIWYSGEKENQLRLSSITNIIRGQSTVILQPEMESQCISLIYGNGERTLDLICKDKMQAETWFVGLRAVISRTHHHRVVDPLKSRKGTHSCISSPAGYMRRKQNLGLSAKTIRSSQVRSLAGSPTHSFSERCFTDGLSCSSDSFFSESSLSSVHNVIENVTCSSYFESDNLTQKRASCAGTENQTDILAPFIPSTHESRPFGRNVLRDVFIWGEGADGGCFGDGEVKLDALSPKLLESTVMLDVQALSIGRSHASLVTKQGEVFCWGEGKNGRLGHKLDMDTARPKLVDSLNGVRVKSVTCGEYQTCALTFSGELYTWGDNSFGAELVGEKKKRSHWLPNRICGSLDGVKISYVACGEWHTAIVSTSGQLFTYGEGTFGVLGHGNLQSVAQPKEVELLRGLWVKNVACGPWHTAAVVEIIVDRLKFNNPGGKLFTWGDGDKGRLGHPGEERKLLPTCVAKLVDHDFIQVSCASTLTIALSSTGKVYTMGSAVHGQLGNPEAKDKSLVLVQGKLREEFVTEISSGSYHVAVLTSRGSVYTWGKGANGQLGLGDTKDRSWPTLVEALRERQVEHIACGSSSTAAICLHKSASSTDQSACKGCSMSFGITRKKQNCYNCGFLFCRTCCSKKTTNASLAPDKTKAFRVCDPCFHQLQRIAQSNRPSKLENRSPRPLLITQKAFIHEKVEQQEANTTSSRMMSTKKYFSENNQWFDRRATNSLGESTDFASLLDVFPRWGQVPCPEIFRRDYGGQMRTQNHYARNSLASASPTYLQQIHKERKLVPSTGVPMEENLSESDKILLEEVSKLRTQVESLKRLCEARKEKIQERQQKVEEAWSLAKEEASKSKAAKEVIKALTSRLQTMSESFFAGRETNDQAAANVLQTTSTCSDSQNHITGHRIVLPTCVPLAKAQPEDRNIDSLCSSPIVFSSTLRSFYNKENKVDSGSAEESYKGDDHCQVGLRTSKGEWVEQYQLGVFITLTVLPSGKKGLKRVRFSRKKFTEKEAKKWWQENQLSVYKKYDIEGYENLTQDLLKK
- the LOC104088155 gene encoding PH, RCC1 and FYVE domains-containing protein 1 isoform X2, coding for MESQCISLIYGNGERTLDLICKDKMQAETWFVGLRAVISRTHHHRVVDPLKSRKGTHSCISSPAGYMRRKQNLGLSAKTIRSSQVRSLAGSPTHSFSERCFTDGLSCSSDSFFSESSLSSVHNVIENVTCSSYFESDNLTQKRASCAGTENQTDILAPFIPSTHESRPFGRNVLRDVFIWGEGADGGCFGDGEVKLDALSPKLLESTVMLDVQALSIGRSHASLVTKQGEVFCWGEGKNGRLGHKLDMDTARPKLVDSLNGVRVKSVTCGEYQTCALTFSGELYTWGDNSFGAELVGEKKKRSHWLPNRICGSLDGVKISYVACGEWHTAIVSTSGQLFTYGEGTFGVLGHGNLQSVAQPKEVELLRGLWVKNVACGPWHTAAVVEIIVDRLKFNNPGGKLFTWGDGDKGRLGHPGEERKLLPTCVAKLVDHDFIQVSCASTLTIALSSTGKVYTMGSAVHGQLGNPEAKDKSLVLVQGKLREEFVTEISSGSYHVAVLTSRGSVYTWGKGANGQLGLGDTKDRSWPTLVEALRERQVEHIACGSSSTAAICLHKSASSTDQSACKGCSMSFGITRKKQNCYNCGFLFCRTCCSKKTTNASLAPDKTKAFRVCDPCFHQLQRIAQSNRPSKLENRSPRPLLITQKAFIHEKVEQQEANTTSSRMMSTKKYFSENNQWFDRRATNSLGESTDFASLLDVFPRWGQVPCPEIFRRDYGGQMRTQNHYARNSLASASPTYLQQIHKERKLVPSTGVPMEENLSESDKILLEEVSKLRTQVESLKRLCEARKEKIQERQQKVEEAWSLAKEEASKSKAAKEVIKALTSRLQTMSESFFAGRETNDQAAANVLQTTSTCSDSQNHITGHRIVLPTCVPLAKAQPEDRNIDSLCSSPIVFSSTLRSFYNKENKVDSGSAEESYKGDDHCQVGLRTSKGEWVEQYQLGVFITLTVLPSGKKGLKRVRFSRKKFTEKEAKKWWQENQLSVYKKYDIEGYENLTQDLLKK